The following are encoded in a window of Dehalococcoidia bacterium genomic DNA:
- a CDS encoding CapA family protein: MRRSLWVAAALAAALLACRQGEDAPPAIVAPSPAPSPPPTTAPTPTPTPPPVASLTDVFSAPELDLAHLEPSRLRVLVSTGDVIPARMVDVVIRRRGDDFLYPVREVAHLTRAADVTVVNLEAPLIEGCPYHDSGFTFCGRPGFVQALTAMGVDVVTLENNHIGNYGEAGIASTQQLLARAGIAWADRHRLAILDVRGLRFGFLAFNGVGESFDREAIRQGIDSARAQVDVLVVAFHWGMEYVDVPQPAPGIAPDDPVEIAHLAVEAGADLVLGNHPHWVQAVEVYRGKLIVYAHGNFIFDQMWSYETRVGVIGRYTFYDRQLVRVEFVPVLIEDYARPRPLEGAQGQAVLERMRRASETLAQRLAARPSAP, from the coding sequence GTGAGACGAAGCCTGTGGGTGGCCGCCGCCCTGGCGGCAGCTCTGCTGGCCTGCCGCCAGGGCGAGGATGCCCCACCAGCCATCGTGGCACCATCCCCCGCCCCGTCGCCACCACCCACGACAGCGCCCACCCCGACGCCCACGCCACCGCCCGTCGCTTCCCTGACCGATGTGTTCTCGGCGCCGGAGCTGGACCTGGCCCATCTCGAGCCGTCCCGCCTGCGGGTGCTGGTTTCCACCGGCGACGTCATCCCGGCGCGGATGGTGGATGTGGTCATCCGCCGCCGGGGCGACGACTTCCTGTACCCGGTGCGGGAAGTGGCCCATCTGACCCGGGCGGCCGACGTGACGGTGGTCAACCTGGAGGCCCCCCTCATCGAGGGCTGCCCGTACCATGACAGCGGCTTCACCTTCTGTGGACGTCCGGGATTCGTGCAGGCCCTGACAGCTATGGGCGTGGACGTGGTCACCCTGGAGAACAATCACATAGGCAACTACGGGGAGGCTGGCATCGCTTCCACCCAGCAGCTGCTGGCGCGGGCTGGCATCGCCTGGGCCGACCGGCACCGCCTGGCGATCCTGGACGTCAGGGGCCTGCGGTTCGGCTTCCTGGCCTTCAACGGAGTGGGCGAGAGCTTCGACCGGGAGGCCATCCGCCAGGGCATAGACTCGGCCCGCGCGCAGGTGGACGTGCTGGTGGTGGCCTTCCACTGGGGCATGGAATACGTGGATGTGCCCCAGCCGGCCCCTGGCATCGCCCCTGACGACCCGGTGGAGATAGCCCACCTGGCAGTGGAGGCCGGCGCGGACCTGGTGCTGGGCAACCACCCTCACTGGGTGCAGGCGGTGGAGGTCTACCGGGGCAAGCTCATAGTCTATGCCCACGGCAACTTCATCTTCGACCAGATGTGGAGTTACGAGACCAGGGTGGGCGTCATTGGCCGCTACACCTTCTACGACCGACAACTGGTGAGGGTGGAGTTCGTGCCGGTACTCATAGAGGACTATGCCCGCCCCCGCCCGCTGGAGGGGGCCCAGGGCCAGGCGGTGCTGGAGCGGATGCGTCGCGCCAGCGAAACCCTGGCCCAGAGGCTGGCAGCCCGCCCTAGCGCCCCTTGA
- a CDS encoding acyl-CoA dehydrogenase family protein — protein sequence MEFRFSPEEEAFRQEVREFLRREWSEDAAGGGAESPLGYGGGRGLDEIRRFQKKLAQKGWLTLAWPKEYGGMGASVMKQVIFNEEMAYHRAPQQLGVGPDRVGPTIILYGTEEQKREHLPPIANAEVIWCQGFSEPGAGSDLASLQTTAVEDGDYFVVNGQKIWTSLAHVADWMILLARTDPDAPKHRGISYFLVDMRTPGITVRPLIDMTGRHAFNQVFFDNVRVPRKNLVGELNRGWYVAAATLDFERSGINRVMAGVRLYEELVEYARETVRDGRPLMALPTVRHKLAELRIEFEVGRLLAYRVAWVQAQGRIPNQEASMSKLFGSELQQRLARAGMEIMGLGGQLRPGSRWAPMAGRIADYYLGAVATTIAAGTSEVMRNIIAIRGLGLPRG from the coding sequence ATGGAGTTCCGCTTCTCGCCCGAGGAGGAGGCCTTCAGACAGGAGGTGCGGGAGTTCCTGCGCCGCGAGTGGTCCGAGGATGCGGCCGGGGGCGGGGCCGAAAGCCCTCTCGGCTACGGTGGCGGTCGCGGCCTGGACGAGATCAGGCGCTTCCAGAAGAAGCTCGCCCAGAAAGGCTGGCTGACGCTGGCCTGGCCCAAGGAATACGGCGGCATGGGCGCCAGCGTCATGAAGCAGGTCATCTTCAACGAAGAGATGGCCTACCACCGCGCCCCTCAGCAGCTGGGTGTCGGCCCCGACCGCGTCGGCCCCACCATCATCCTCTACGGGACCGAGGAGCAGAAGCGTGAGCACCTGCCCCCCATCGCCAACGCCGAGGTCATCTGGTGCCAGGGCTTCAGCGAGCCAGGAGCCGGCTCCGATTTGGCCTCCCTCCAGACTACCGCCGTGGAGGACGGCGACTACTTCGTGGTCAATGGGCAGAAGATCTGGACCTCTCTGGCCCATGTGGCCGACTGGATGATCCTGCTGGCCCGCACCGACCCCGACGCACCCAAGCACCGGGGCATCTCCTACTTCCTGGTGGACATGCGAACGCCAGGCATCACCGTGCGGCCGCTGATAGATATGACGGGACGCCATGCCTTCAATCAGGTCTTCTTCGACAACGTGCGGGTGCCGCGGAAGAACCTGGTGGGGGAGCTGAACCGCGGCTGGTACGTGGCGGCCGCCACTCTGGACTTCGAGCGGTCGGGCATCAACCGCGTCATGGCCGGCGTCCGCCTCTACGAGGAGCTGGTGGAATACGCGCGCGAGACGGTGCGCGACGGTCGGCCCCTGATGGCGCTGCCCACCGTGCGCCACAAGCTGGCGGAGCTGCGGATCGAGTTCGAGGTGGGCAGGCTGCTGGCCTACCGGGTGGCCTGGGTGCAGGCCCAGGGCCGTATTCCCAACCAGGAGGCGTCCATGAGCAAGCTGTTCGGCTCGGAGCTGCAGCAGCGGCTGGCGCGGGCCGGCATGGAGATCATGGGGCTCGGGGGCCAACTGCGGCCGGGCAGCAGGTGGGCGCCCATGGCTGGCCGCATCGCCGACTACTACCTGGGGGCGGTGGCCACCACCATCGCCGCCGGCACCTCCGAGGTGATGCGCAACATCATCGCCATACGCGGCCTGGGTCTGCCGCGGGGCTAG
- a CDS encoding histidine phosphatase family protein, translating to MTQPASTPPGDPIAYYFREALLIGVGATRLYLIRHAQSLSNTGEAREWSDPPLTEVGRLQAQRLADRLARQGLDAILSSPSRRALETARFIADATGLPVEVEEDLREVVMGSPDNDPRQLQGEAAEALARRLAREMRWDAFPGSEGSRAARSRVRGIMDRIARRYEGRRVAVVTHFGFIQTYLSIVLGVRRDFLFYTFNASITSVRVKGRRRVIWRVNDIAHLEGLPPGFGGIS from the coding sequence ATGACGCAGCCTGCCTCCACACCTCCGGGCGACCCCATCGCCTACTACTTCCGCGAGGCGCTCCTCATCGGGGTAGGGGCCACGCGCCTCTACCTGATCCGTCACGCCCAGTCCCTCAGCAACACCGGCGAGGCCAGGGAATGGAGCGATCCTCCCCTGACGGAGGTAGGCCGCCTCCAGGCGCAGCGCCTGGCTGACCGGCTGGCCCGGCAGGGGCTGGATGCCATCCTCTCCAGTCCGTCGCGGCGTGCCCTGGAGACCGCCAGATTCATCGCCGATGCCACCGGCCTTCCCGTCGAGGTCGAGGAAGATCTGCGGGAGGTGGTGATGGGCTCCCCCGACAACGACCCCCGTCAGCTGCAGGGTGAGGCGGCCGAGGCGCTGGCGAGACGCCTGGCCCGGGAGATGCGCTGGGACGCCTTCCCCGGCTCGGAGGGCAGCCGGGCTGCTCGCAGCAGGGTGAGGGGCATAATGGACCGGATAGCCCGTCGCTACGAGGGGCGGAGGGTAGCGGTGGTCACCCACTTCGGCTTTATCCAGACCTATCTGAGCATAGTGTTAGGGGTGCGCCGAGACTTCCTTTTCTACACCTTTAACGCCAGTATAACCTCGGTGCGGGTGAAGGGCAGGCGGCGCGTCATCTGGCGGGTGAATGACATCGCCCACCTGGAGGGGCTGCCCCCGGGGTTCGGCGGCATCTCGTAG